The genomic interval TCAAGCATCGCTTGAAATTCACTTTTTGCCATTAATACGAGCTCATAATCATCAGGAGAAACTTTAATCACAATCTCATTTTGATCACGGACTTTTTCTAAAGCTGTTTTCACCAGCGGTAATACAATCTGAGGTACATCAATCACATGCTGTGGTATAATTTTGTCCGCGATTGCCATAGAAATTTGAACAATTTTGTTTTCCGCTTTCAGAATACTATTTTTTGCTTCATTTTCAGCTAATCCAAGTATGCGTTCTGCCTTTTCAGTTGTTTCTTTTATCGCATCCGTCATTTCATTCTTTGCTGTTTGATATCCATTATCATGTCCTTCATGATAACCTTTTTCTTTACCTTCATCGTATGCTGCATTTTTTATTCCTTCTGCTTCTTGCTTAGCATCTATTAAAATAGCTTCTGCCTCTTTTTGTGCATTTGCTATAATGTGATTCCGCTGCATTTCAGCATCTTCAACAATTTTAGCACCTTTACGTTTTTGTTCTTCCAACATAACAGCATAAGCAGCGGCTGCAGCAATGTCCTCTCGGTCAAACTCTATTTCGCCCTGTAATTTTCCAACAAAATTTATCTCTGGATTCTCCAACACTTTAGGACTATCTTGTAATATAGCGCTTTTTATAACCCTAGACAACCATTTCGTCTCCTTTACCGCGAGATACTATAATTTCACCAGATTCTTCAAGGCGTCTAATTACGTTTACTACTTTTTGTTGTGATTCTTCTACATCACGTATCTTAACAGGACCCATATATTCAATTTCTTCTTTCAACATATCAGCAGCACGCTTAGACATATTTTTATATACTTTTTCACCAACTTCAGGCGCAGTGGCTTTTAGTGCCAGTGCCAAATCTTTCTGATCTACTTCACGCAATACCAATTGCAGCGACCGATCGTCCAGCATAACAATATCTTCAAATACAAACATAAGACGTTTTATTTCTTCAGCAAGTTCTGGATTTTCTACTTCTAAATTTTCAATAATTGTACGTTCTGTTGTCCTATCAACACGATTCAATACTTCGACAATAGAGCTAACACCACCCGCTGCTGTAAAATCTTGTGTTACAAGAGAAGAAAGCTTTCTTTCCAACACACGTTCAACTTCACGCAAAACATCTGGGGTTGTTCTATCCATCGTTGCAATTCTTCTAGCTACTTCCACCTGGCGTTCAGGCGGAAGTGCAGAAATAATGGCTGCCGATTGATCAGCTGATAGATACGCCATAATCAACGCAATTGTTTGTGGATGTTCGCTTTGGATAAAATTTAAAAGTTGTGCTGGATCTGTTTTTCGGGCAAAATCAAACGGACGAATCTGCAGACTCGAAGTTAAGCGGTTAATAATATTAACTGCTTCTTCTGAGCCCA from Massilibacillus massiliensis carries:
- the fliG gene encoding flagellar motor switch protein FliG produces the protein MYESNELTNKQKAAILFIALGPEISAQLFKHLHEDEIEKLTLEIANQRQVTQEQKDKVISEFYQMAMAKEYISTGGLEYAREVLEKALGSEEAVNIINRLTSSLQIRPFDFARKTDPAQLLNFIQSEHPQTIALIMAYLSADQSAAIISALPPERQVEVARRIATMDRTTPDVLREVERVLERKLSSLVTQDFTAAGGVSSIVEVLNRVDRTTERTIIENLEVENPELAEEIKRLMFVFEDIVMLDDRSLQLVLREVDQKDLALALKATAPEVGEKVYKNMSKRAADMLKEEIEYMGPVKIRDVEESQQKVVNVIRRLEESGEIIVSRGKGDEMVV
- a CDS encoding FliH/SctL family protein codes for the protein MSRVIKSAILQDSPKVLENPEINFVGKLQGEIEFDREDIAAAAAYAVMLEEQKRKGAKIVEDAEMQRNHIIANAQKEAEAILIDAKQEAEGIKNAAYDEGKEKGYHEGHDNGYQTAKNEMTDAIKETTEKAERILGLAENEAKNSILKAENKIVQISMAIADKIIPQHVIDVPQIVLPLVKTALEKVRDQNEIVIKVSPDDYELVLMAKSEFQAMLDSDSQLTISADATLTNGNCIVESANGNVDARLSTQIETVKKAIQEVM